One Gemmatimonadaceae bacterium DNA segment encodes these proteins:
- a CDS encoding indole-3-glycerol-phosphate synthase — protein sequence MQVARLWTAPVGPLGRLSSASAARAAAARAAMPFEAREAAALLVPPPVDILAAITRRSDVAVLAELKRSSPSKGEINTALDAALQVRQYASGGATAFSILTEPSEFGGALDDLRIAAALDLGPCIRKDFITDAVQLVEARQAGASAALLIARALPAADLHALVFTARKLGVEPLVEVRDEHELELALESGALLIGVNNRNLETLELDDSVSARLLPRIPVTHIAIYESGVRSRADVERAADCGADAVLVGSTISASGTPADDVAGLTGVARRRRRA from the coding sequence ATGCAAGTGGCTCGCCTCTGGACCGCACCCGTCGGCCCCCTCGGTCGGCTGAGTTCGGCAAGCGCGGCCCGCGCGGCCGCGGCACGCGCGGCGATGCCCTTCGAGGCGCGTGAGGCGGCCGCCCTCCTCGTGCCGCCACCGGTCGACATCCTCGCCGCCATCACGCGCCGCAGCGACGTGGCCGTCCTCGCGGAGCTCAAGCGCAGCTCGCCGTCGAAGGGCGAGATCAACACGGCGCTCGATGCCGCCCTGCAGGTGCGGCAGTACGCCTCGGGAGGGGCCACTGCGTTCTCCATCCTCACCGAGCCGAGCGAGTTCGGGGGCGCCCTCGATGACCTGCGGATCGCGGCCGCACTCGACCTCGGGCCCTGCATCCGCAAGGACTTCATCACCGACGCCGTCCAGCTGGTGGAGGCGCGCCAGGCCGGTGCCTCCGCGGCGCTGCTGATCGCGCGCGCCCTGCCCGCCGCCGACCTCCACGCCCTCGTCTTCACCGCCCGCAAGCTCGGCGTCGAGCCGCTGGTCGAAGTCCGGGACGAGCACGAGCTCGAGCTCGCGCTGGAGTCCGGCGCGCTGCTGATCGGCGTCAACAACCGCAACCTCGAGACCCTCGAACTCGACGACAGCGTGAGCGCGCGCCTCCTCCCGCGCATCCCGGTCACGCACATCGCGATCTACGAGAGCGGCGTGCGCTCCCGCGCCGACGTCGAACGGGCCGCGGACTGCGGCGCCGATGCGGTGCTCGTGGGCTCGACGATCTCCGCCTCGGGCACGCCGGCCGACGACGTCGCCGGCCTGACCGGCGTCGCGCGGCGGCGGCGCAGGGCCTGA
- the lexA gene encoding transcriptional repressor LexA: MSLTKRQREILTFLSLYADENGYAPSFEEIAENFGFTSLATVHEHLSNLERKGYIRRGYNESRAIEILPSESSPRFVELPLLGLVAAGMPIEASGTGETMAIPPDMLRKTGNHYVLKVRGNSMIDEQIRDGDFVVVNERKSADNGEMVIALLERTSATVKRYYREKDGRIRLQPANETMEPIFTDERNLLIQGVVVGVLRRYA, from the coding sequence ATGTCGCTCACCAAGCGCCAGCGCGAAATCCTCACCTTCCTCTCGTTGTACGCCGACGAGAACGGGTACGCGCCGAGCTTCGAGGAAATTGCCGAGAACTTCGGGTTCACGAGCCTCGCGACGGTGCACGAGCACCTCAGCAATCTCGAACGGAAGGGGTACATCCGGCGTGGCTACAACGAGAGCCGCGCGATCGAGATCCTGCCGTCCGAGTCGTCACCCCGCTTCGTGGAATTGCCACTGCTGGGCCTGGTTGCGGCCGGCATGCCGATCGAGGCGTCGGGCACGGGTGAGACGATGGCCATCCCGCCGGACATGCTTCGCAAGACGGGCAACCACTACGTCCTCAAGGTGCGCGGCAACTCGATGATCGACGAGCAGATCCGCGACGGCGACTTCGTGGTGGTCAACGAGCGGAAGAGCGCCGACAACGGCGAGATGGTGATCGCGCTGCTCGAGCGCACCTCCGCCACGGTGAAGCGCTACTATCGCGAGAAGGACGGCCGCATCCGGTTGCAGCCGGCCAACGAGACCATGGAGCCGATCTTCACCGACGAGCGCAACCTGCTGATCCAGGGCGTGGTGGTCGGCGTGCTCCGGCGGTACGCATGA
- the trpB gene encoding tryptophan synthase subunit beta yields the protein MQAPASVPGDRFGPFGGRYVPETLIPALDELTLAYEAVKTDAAFQRELNGLLESFVGRATPLGFAPRLSARVGAPVWLKREDLCHTGAHKINNALAQVLLAIRMGKRRIIAETGAGQHGVATATVCAKFGLECVVYMGEEDTQRQSLNVFRMQLLGARVVPVTGGTRTLKDATSEAIRDWVTNVEGSHYIIGSVVGPAPYPRMVRDFHACIGNEAREQMLRIAGRLPRTVVACVGGGSNAMGIFHAFVPDAGVQLVGVEAAGEGVHTGRHSATLTSGTPGVLHGSLSLLLQDAHGQVHPAHSISAGLDYPGVGPEHAHMKVTGRAEYVAVTDADALRGVALLSRLEGIIPALETAHAVAWIADNAGRWAPDEPVLLCVSGRGDKDVGTMMQHPIMAVE from the coding sequence ATGCAGGCACCGGCCTCCGTGCCGGGCGACCGGTTCGGCCCCTTCGGCGGCCGGTACGTGCCCGAGACGCTCATCCCCGCGCTCGACGAGCTCACGCTCGCCTATGAGGCGGTCAAGACCGACGCCGCGTTCCAGCGTGAGCTCAACGGCCTCCTCGAGTCCTTCGTCGGCCGGGCCACGCCCCTCGGCTTCGCACCGCGCCTCTCGGCGCGCGTGGGGGCGCCGGTGTGGCTGAAGCGCGAAGACCTCTGCCACACCGGCGCGCACAAGATCAACAACGCGCTGGCGCAGGTGCTGCTCGCGATCCGCATGGGGAAGCGACGCATCATCGCCGAGACGGGCGCCGGCCAGCACGGCGTCGCGACCGCCACGGTCTGCGCGAAGTTCGGCCTCGAGTGCGTCGTGTACATGGGCGAGGAGGACACGCAGCGCCAGAGCCTCAACGTCTTCCGCATGCAGCTGCTCGGTGCCCGCGTGGTGCCCGTGACCGGCGGCACGCGCACACTCAAGGATGCCACCAGCGAGGCGATCCGCGACTGGGTCACCAATGTCGAGGGCAGCCACTACATCATCGGCAGCGTCGTCGGGCCGGCACCGTACCCGCGCATGGTGCGCGACTTCCACGCCTGCATCGGCAACGAGGCCCGCGAGCAGATGCTCCGCATCGCGGGCCGGCTGCCGCGCACCGTCGTCGCCTGCGTCGGTGGCGGCTCGAACGCGATGGGCATCTTCCACGCCTTCGTCCCCGACGCCGGCGTGCAGCTCGTGGGCGTCGAGGCCGCCGGTGAGGGCGTGCACACCGGCCGTCACTCGGCCACGCTCACCTCCGGCACCCCCGGCGTCCTGCATGGATCGCTCTCGCTGCTCCTGCAGGACGCGCACGGGCAGGTGCACCCGGCGCACAGCATCAGTGCGGGGCTGGACTACCCGGGCGTGGGGCCGGAGCATGCCCACATGAAGGTCACCGGTCGGGCCGAGTACGTGGCGGTCACGGATGCCGATGCGCTGCGTGGTGTCGCACTGCTCAGCCGGCTCGAGGGGATCATCCCGGCGCTGGAGACGGCGCACGCAGTGGCATGGATCGCCGACAACGCGGGGCGCTGGGCGCCCGACGAGCCGGTGCTGCTGTG